The Amycolatopsis viridis genome window below encodes:
- a CDS encoding DUF3090 domain-containing protein — MARVIHVFRQPDRFVAGTVGEPGDRTFYLQATEDVRTVSVTIEKQQVQVLAERLSSLLEEIVARFGAEVPETVPDDLVDVDPLEVPVEEEFRVGTMGLGWDAETSAVVIELLAMTEGEVDETVVLDDTEEGPDAVRVFLSPAAARAFAERADRVVRAGRKPCPLCGEPLDPEGHICPRQNGYRRSSDVTDES; from the coding sequence ATGGCTCGTGTAATCCACGTCTTCCGCCAGCCCGACCGGTTCGTCGCAGGGACCGTCGGGGAACCGGGCGACCGCACTTTCTACCTGCAGGCCACCGAGGACGTCCGCACGGTGAGCGTGACGATCGAGAAGCAGCAGGTCCAGGTGCTCGCCGAGCGCCTGTCCTCGCTGCTGGAGGAGATCGTCGCGCGGTTCGGCGCCGAGGTGCCCGAGACGGTGCCCGACGACCTCGTCGACGTCGACCCGCTCGAAGTGCCCGTCGAGGAGGAGTTCCGCGTCGGCACGATGGGTCTCGGCTGGGACGCCGAGACCAGCGCGGTCGTCATCGAGCTGCTCGCGATGACCGAGGGCGAGGTCGACGAGACCGTCGTGCTCGACGACACCGAGGAGGGCCCGGACGCGGTGCGCGTGTTCCTCAGCCCGGCCGCGGCGCGGGCGTTCGCCGAGCGCGCCGACCGGGTGGTGCGCGCCGGCCGGAAGCCGTGCCCGCTGTGCGGTGAGCCGCTGGACCCGGAGGGCCACATCTGCCCCCGGCAGAACGGCTACCGGCGCAGCAGCGACGTGACGGACGAGAGCTAG
- a CDS encoding SCO1664 family protein, giving the protein MAPPVGPADPAATELLTRGRLTVEGRLVDASNVTLFCSVELDGLSAQAVYKPVSGERPLWDFPDGTLAGREVATALLSEVSGLGRVPPTVLRDGPFGEGMVQLWVETGDEELIDVRSPEDVPDGWRIVLHAHDRLGEPAVLAHADHPGMRDLAVLDIVANNTDRKGGHILAGTDGAVYGVDHGICLHAEPKLRTVLWGWVGDPLPADTLEKLRALPGMIKSELGERLAPHLTSLEISAIAERAEMLVATGVFPEPGDDWRAIPWPLF; this is encoded by the coding sequence GTGGCCCCACCGGTCGGCCCGGCCGATCCCGCCGCCACCGAGCTGCTCACGCGCGGCCGCCTGACCGTCGAAGGCCGGCTGGTGGACGCCTCCAACGTCACGCTGTTCTGCTCCGTGGAGCTGGACGGCCTGTCGGCGCAGGCGGTCTACAAGCCGGTGTCCGGGGAACGGCCGCTGTGGGACTTCCCGGACGGCACGCTGGCCGGCCGGGAGGTGGCCACCGCTCTGCTGTCGGAGGTGTCCGGGCTGGGCCGGGTGCCGCCGACCGTCCTGCGCGACGGCCCGTTCGGCGAGGGCATGGTCCAGTTGTGGGTGGAGACCGGCGACGAGGAGCTGATCGACGTCCGCTCCCCGGAGGACGTGCCCGACGGCTGGCGGATCGTGCTGCACGCCCACGACCGGCTCGGTGAGCCCGCGGTGCTGGCGCACGCCGACCACCCGGGCATGCGGGACCTGGCCGTGCTGGACATCGTCGCGAACAACACCGACCGCAAGGGCGGGCACATCCTGGCCGGCACCGACGGCGCGGTGTACGGCGTGGACCACGGCATCTGCCTGCACGCCGAGCCGAAGCTGCGCACCGTGCTGTGGGGCTGGGTGGGCGATCCGCTGCCCGCCGACACCCTGGAGAAGCTGCGCGCGCTGCCCGGCATGATCAAGAGCGAGCTGGGCGAGCGGCTCGCGCCGCACCTGACCAGCCTGGAGATCAGCGCGATCGCCGAGCGCGCCGAGATGCTGGTGGCGACCGGCGTGTTCCCCGAGCCCGGGGACGACTGGCGCGCCATTCCCTGGCCCCTGTTCTGA
- a CDS encoding RNA polymerase sigma factor — protein MTAGTGLGATLDDQTLVARARDGDVRAYEQLVRRYQGPMYRLALRMLGSAGDAEDVVQEVFLTAWRRLEQLQADAAFVGWLYRSTANRCINVIRARRPVTDVDPDDTETPRGDARPEHAAEVSAQMAALTTALTGLTPEQRACWLLREVHGRSYEEIAEAVSSSPGAVRGRISRARAQLAEVMQPWR, from the coding sequence GTGACGGCCGGGACCGGTCTCGGCGCGACCCTGGACGATCAGACGCTGGTCGCCCGGGCCCGCGACGGCGACGTGCGCGCCTACGAGCAGCTGGTGCGGCGCTACCAGGGCCCGATGTACCGGCTGGCGTTGCGGATGCTGGGCAGCGCGGGGGACGCTGAGGACGTGGTGCAGGAGGTGTTCCTGACCGCGTGGCGCAGGCTGGAGCAGCTCCAGGCCGACGCGGCGTTCGTGGGCTGGCTCTACCGGTCGACCGCGAACCGGTGCATCAACGTGATCCGCGCCAGGCGGCCGGTCACCGACGTTGACCCGGACGACACCGAGACCCCGCGCGGTGATGCGCGGCCGGAACACGCCGCGGAGGTCAGCGCCCAGATGGCCGCGCTGACCACGGCCCTGACCGGGCTGACGCCGGAGCAGCGGGCGTGCTGGTTGCTGCGTGAGGTGCACGGCCGCTCGTACGAGGAGATCGCGGAGGCCGTTTCGTCCTCGCCCGGCGCGGTCCGCGGGCGGATCTCGCGGGCCCGTGCGCAACTGGCGGAGGTGATGCAGCCATGGCGCTAG
- a CDS encoding Asp23/Gls24 family envelope stress response protein: MALDQTTHDLPCGRSLEEVWDTLGAVEAGFVTDHDLTCPHCSTARGSLLALRDATRELAAEEAEPSRDLTEKIMAAVRSDVRRYGRMVPLPAAGPGRLEVSSAAVAAVLRFAADGMDGIRGRRCRVTRTGVDADGRTLIEAELTVAAAYRVELDEVLDRLRERVSAACASGIGVRLVRLDLTVEDVYHR; encoded by the coding sequence ATGGCGCTAGACCAGACGACCCACGACCTGCCCTGCGGCCGCTCGCTGGAGGAGGTGTGGGACACGCTCGGCGCGGTCGAGGCCGGGTTCGTCACCGACCACGACCTGACCTGCCCGCACTGCTCCACCGCGCGCGGCAGCTTGCTGGCGTTGCGCGACGCGACGCGCGAGCTCGCGGCGGAGGAGGCCGAGCCGTCGCGGGACCTGACCGAGAAGATCATGGCCGCGGTCCGCAGTGACGTGCGCCGGTACGGCCGCATGGTGCCGCTGCCCGCGGCCGGGCCCGGGCGGCTCGAGGTGAGTTCGGCCGCGGTTGCGGCGGTGCTGCGGTTCGCTGCCGACGGGATGGACGGGATCCGCGGCCGGCGCTGCCGGGTCACCCGGACCGGGGTGGACGCCGACGGGCGGACGTTGATCGAGGCCGAGCTGACGGTCGCCGCCGCCTACCGGGTCGAACTGGACGAAGTGCTGGACCGGTTGCGGGAGCGGGTGTCCGCCGCGTGCGCGTCCGGTATCGGGGTCCGGCTGGTGCGGCTGGATCTGACCGTCGAAGACGTCTACCACCGGTGA
- a CDS encoding Asp23/Gls24 family envelope stress response protein encodes MRGDLVHVEWIVEDAVVAAVAAHAARSVPGVARLEPGVAGLVRGWGRARWQEVKGLTPAPADGVTVRRAGGEFEVCVGIATRAGVQVAAVAAAVQHEVRAALVRDTGVVPGQVSVTVLDVDPEVR; translated from the coding sequence GTGAGGGGGGACCTGGTGCACGTCGAATGGATCGTCGAGGACGCCGTGGTGGCGGCGGTGGCCGCGCACGCGGCGCGGTCGGTGCCGGGGGTGGCGCGGCTGGAACCGGGGGTCGCCGGGCTGGTGCGCGGCTGGGGCCGGGCCCGGTGGCAGGAGGTCAAGGGGCTCACCCCGGCCCCCGCTGACGGGGTGACCGTGCGGCGCGCGGGGGGCGAGTTCGAGGTCTGCGTGGGCATCGCGACCCGCGCGGGTGTGCAGGTCGCCGCCGTCGCCGCCGCCGTGCAGCACGAGGTGCGCGCCGCGCTGGTCCGGGACACCGGGGTGGTGCCCGGGCAGGTGTCGGTGACTGTGCTCGACGTCGATCCGGAGGTGCGATGA
- a CDS encoding Asp23/Gls24 family envelope stress response protein, producing the protein MSTGTEGQATAVSKPSDSALVTEQGTTTIASTVVQKIAGLSAREIPGVYDLGGGAARAFNALRERIPGASGSVGQGVSVEVGEKQSAVDLQIVVEYGVSIADLAQAVRANVINAIEQMTGLEVVEVNITVNDVHLPSDDNEQGEGAPARVQ; encoded by the coding sequence ATGAGCACCGGTACCGAAGGACAGGCCACCGCGGTGAGCAAACCGTCGGACAGCGCGCTGGTGACCGAGCAGGGGACGACCACGATCGCGAGCACCGTGGTGCAGAAGATCGCCGGGCTGTCCGCCCGGGAGATCCCGGGCGTGTACGACCTGGGCGGCGGCGCGGCCCGCGCGTTCAACGCGTTGCGGGAACGCATCCCGGGCGCCAGCGGCAGCGTCGGGCAGGGCGTGTCGGTCGAGGTCGGGGAGAAGCAGTCCGCGGTGGACCTGCAGATCGTGGTCGAGTACGGCGTGTCCATCGCCGACCTGGCACAGGCGGTGCGCGCCAACGTGATCAACGCGATCGAGCAGATGACGGGGCTGGAGGTCGTCGAGGTCAACATCACCGTCAACGACGTCCACCTGCCCAGCGACGACAACGAACAGGGCGAGGGCGCACCGGCCCGGGTCCAGTGA
- a CDS encoding Asp23/Gls24 family envelope stress response protein, which translates to MTVEAPERRGTTVVADRAVQRIAEQVVSGLGGVGGAARRILGVPLGADDPEQPANVTARVRDGRIRLAVELSVDYPDPVSRTTRAARERLVRDVGEMTGLVVDRVDITVTALHSDRSRERSLA; encoded by the coding sequence GTGACCGTCGAGGCGCCCGAGCGGCGCGGCACCACGGTCGTGGCCGACCGGGCGGTGCAGCGCATCGCGGAGCAGGTGGTCAGCGGGCTGGGCGGTGTGGGTGGCGCGGCCCGCCGGATCCTCGGGGTCCCGCTGGGTGCGGACGATCCGGAGCAGCCGGCCAACGTCACCGCGCGGGTGCGCGACGGGCGGATCCGGCTGGCCGTGGAGCTGTCGGTGGACTACCCGGATCCGGTCTCCCGCACCACGCGGGCCGCCCGGGAACGGCTGGTGCGGGACGTCGGGGAGATGACCGGGCTGGTCGTGGACCGCGTGGACATCACGGTGACCGCGTTGCACAGCGACCGGTCACGGGAGAGGAGCCTGGCATGA
- a CDS encoding DUF6286 domain-containing protein — translation MIRRSRRSLAATLVALVGLALCVLVAISAVQLLLHARPVLDYDAAAARAHATHWDALPVAIIGGVLAAVGLVVLLAAILPGRALVLPLTGGGSPDAAPVKAGASRRSITGSLRSAAEQADGVESVKLRLRRRSVTARVRGGRLATGEVAGEVRRAIEDQLDRIAPAHRPRVKVHVRSTA, via the coding sequence ATGATCCGGCGGTCCCGGCGCAGCCTCGCCGCCACGCTCGTCGCCCTGGTCGGCCTGGCCCTGTGCGTGCTGGTGGCGATCAGCGCGGTGCAGCTCCTGCTGCACGCGCGGCCGGTGCTCGACTACGACGCCGCCGCGGCCAGGGCGCACGCGACCCACTGGGACGCGCTGCCGGTGGCGATCATCGGCGGGGTGCTGGCCGCGGTGGGCCTGGTGGTGCTGCTGGCCGCGATCCTGCCGGGCCGCGCGCTCGTACTGCCCCTGACGGGGGGAGGCAGTCCGGACGCGGCACCGGTGAAGGCCGGGGCCAGCCGCCGCAGCATCACCGGCAGCCTGCGGTCGGCGGCCGAGCAGGCCGACGGGGTGGAGTCGGTGAAGCTGCGGTTGCGGCGGCGCAGCGTCACCGCGCGGGTGCGCGGCGGGCGGCTGGCCACCGGCGAGGTGGCCGGGGAGGTGCGGCGGGCGATCGAGGATCAGCTGGACCGCATCGCCCCCGCGCACCGCCCGCGGGTGAAGGTGCACGTGCGGAGCACGGCATGA
- a CDS encoding alkaline shock response membrane anchor protein AmaP, with protein sequence MTSLNRPARLNRTLLALIGLVLLAAGAFTLATSLGWLRVLDRAAPLVPGDQRPPTWVLYVVVAAAVVLGLLFLRWLAAQALRRPKSGTWRVEDDPAQGVTKLSSDAAVAPFESEVSAYPGVRSVTATLSGPQARPTLLVTATAEPGTDLSALRERIVDDGVARLAQALDLGALPTVIEFRIAAEAAARVI encoded by the coding sequence ATGACCAGCCTGAACCGTCCCGCCCGGCTCAACCGGACACTGCTCGCGCTGATCGGTCTCGTCCTGCTGGCCGCCGGCGCGTTCACCCTCGCGACCTCGCTCGGCTGGCTGCGGGTGCTCGACCGGGCGGCGCCGCTGGTGCCCGGCGACCAGCGGCCACCGACCTGGGTGCTGTACGTGGTCGTCGCCGCCGCCGTGGTGCTGGGCCTGCTGTTCCTGCGCTGGCTGGCCGCGCAGGCGCTGCGCCGCCCGAAGAGCGGGACCTGGCGGGTGGAGGACGACCCGGCGCAGGGCGTGACGAAACTGTCGTCGGACGCTGCGGTCGCGCCGTTCGAGTCGGAGGTCTCGGCCTACCCGGGGGTCCGGTCGGTGACCGCGACCCTGTCCGGGCCGCAGGCCCGGCCGACGCTGCTGGTGACGGCGACGGCTGAGCCGGGTACGGATCTGTCGGCGCTGCGCGAACGGATCGTCGATGACGGGGTGGCACGGCTGGCGCAGGCGCTGGACCTGGGCGCGCTGCCCACGGTCATCGAGTTCCGCATCGCGGCCGAAGCCGCTGCCCGGGTGATCTGA
- a CDS encoding winged helix-turn-helix transcriptional regulator — MAADTVSPITEACPIVEVLDHVAGKWAIGILVAAAHGPVRFTELEREVEGISRRMLTLTLRKLERDGLLVRTVYPTVPPRVEYTLTDMARELHQTLVGLTSWAEKYRGAIAAARHTYDAQQAAAAV; from the coding sequence ATGGCTGCCGACACCGTTTCCCCCATCACCGAGGCGTGCCCGATCGTGGAGGTCCTCGACCACGTCGCCGGCAAGTGGGCGATCGGGATCCTGGTCGCCGCCGCGCACGGCCCGGTGCGGTTCACCGAACTGGAGCGCGAGGTGGAGGGCATCAGCCGTCGCATGCTGACGCTGACACTGCGCAAACTGGAACGCGACGGGCTGCTCGTGCGCACCGTGTACCCGACGGTGCCGCCGCGCGTGGAGTACACCCTGACCGACATGGCCCGCGAGCTGCACCAGACGCTCGTCGGGCTGACGTCGTGGGCGGAGAAGTACCGGGGCGCCATCGCCGCGGCCCGCCACACCTACGACGCGCAGCAGGCCGCGGCAGCCGTGTAG